Part of the Flavobacterium sp. MDT1-60 genome, CACTGGTATCATTTTCTGCCTTGTTATCTATTTCCTTATCATTTGGTCATTTACATACAGGCTGGGAAGCTTTTGAATATTCCGGTTTTATCTTTATTGGAGGAATCTTGTACTTAATTGTATCTCTTGTCTTTCATTTTATACAACCTTATAAATATGTTGAGTTACAAATTGCTGAAGGAATAAAGCTAACCGCAAAATACCTAAAATTAAGGGGAGACTTATGGAATCCTGAAGCAAATCGGCAAACCATTATCGAAAAACAGTTAGCTGTTCAGGTGGAATTGAATTTGATTCATGAAGATTTAAGAAAAATGCTCATTGGCAACCAAAATACTTCTGCCGCTAATGCGCAAAATCGAAAAATGTTATTGGTTTTCATCACCTTGGTTGAAATTCAGGAACTTGCTTTGTACACCTCATTTGATCACAGCAAACTTCATGAAAAATTTGCTAAACATCCTGAAGTGCTGCGAACGTATCAGAATGTGGCTTATAAACTAGCCTCAACCTTAAAAAAACTTTCTAAAAACGTTCATCATATTGCCGTTTACGTCGATAAAAATGATTTGAAAAATGAATTGGACGCGCTTGAATTTGCCATTTTTGACTATGAAAAAAAATTAGGAAAAGACGAAGCTTCAGAAGGAGTTTTGATGTTGACCAATATGCTGAAATATGCTAAAAATCAAGTTGGAAAAATCAAAATTATCCAACGTGCTTTTTCATTGGCAATGCAATCCTTCAAATTGAAAGACAAAGATAAAGAACTGGAAAAATTCCTTACACCACAATATTATCCGTTACGTACCTTAATTGAAAATTTGAGTTTTTCTTCTTCTATTTTCAGACATTCTATACGTTTGACCATTACCATTTTAATTGGTTTTCTTGTCGGAAAAATTCTTCCGTTTCAAAACGTCTATTGGATTTTATTGACTATTGTCGTGATTATGCGACCAGGATACGGTCTTACAAAAGAACGTTCTTACAACAGGATATTTGGAACTATTTTAGGAGGATTATTTGCTTTTGGAATCGTATCGGTTGTTCAGAATCATGTTGCCTTGAGTATTTTCTCAATTGTTTGCATGCTGCTTGGAATCTCGTTTACGCAAATCAATTACAAAATCAGCGCAACGTTTGTAACCATGTATGTGGTTTTTATTTACGGAATTTTGACACCCGATGTGGTAGAAGTAATTCAGTTTAGAATTTTAGATTCGCTTGCAGGAGCTATTTTAGCGTTTTTAGCCAATCAGTTTTTATGGCCGGCCTGGGAATTTATCAATACACCAATACATATTGAAAATTCTATTCGGGCAAACAAAAATTACTTAAAAGAAATTGCTGATTATTATAATAAAAAAGGAGAAGTTCCGACTTCTTACAGATTAGCCAGAAAAAATGCTTTTGTAGAAATCGGTAATTTAATGACTTCATTTCAGCGTATGATGCAGGAACCAAAATCGAAACAAAAAACATTGCCATTGGTTAACAAATTGGTTGTTTTAAATCATTCAATACTTTCGGCTCTCGCTTCTTTATCAACTTATATTCAATCGCATCAAACCACATCAGCATCAGAATCATTCAATTACATTATAAAAACTATCTTATCTAATTTAGACCAGTCGATTTCTATCTTAAAAAATGAGACCATTATAAAAGACACTTTTTTTGATAAAGAAGATGTAACACTGCAATTTGAAGAGCTAAAACGCAAAAACTTTACACGTCTGGCAACAGATGAAGATCTGGATAAAGAAACACGTCAGGCTAAAATGCAGGAAGCTCAAATGGTTATTGAACAATTAATCTGGATGAGTAATCTGGCCGAAAAGATTTTGAAGATAACGAAAGATCTAAAAGCAACAAATCCAGATTAATTCATCTGGATTTGTTGCTTTTATAATAGAAAATTAAGTTTAGTTATTTTTTAATTTCAAAACTTCAGAAGTATGTTTTCTAAGTTCTGACAAAAGTTCTGGTTTATCGTTTAAAGTCTGACCGTAAGAAGGAATCATATTTTTCATTTTTGCTTCCCATTCCGGTGTTTTAATCTGATTTGTAAAACATCTGCCAATTAAATCAATCATAATTGAAACAGCAGTTGAGGCACCTGGAGAAGCTCCTAGTAAAACCGCTAAAGTTCCATCATGTGTATTAATTACTTCTGTTCCAAATTCTAAAACGCCACCTTCTTTTTCATCTTTTTTGATTACCTGAACACGTTGCCCGGCCTTTTCCAATTTCCAGTCTTTAGATC contains:
- a CDS encoding FUSC family membrane protein gives rise to the protein MFDRISKFTNSTSFLNASKVTIASVVPVLILNFLGHFEIGFTIALGAFYTYPSDIPSSLSHKIKGLIVASLIVSGVNLLVNLAYPYPFLFYPFLGFLLFLCSMISVYGQRATLVSFSALLSISLSFGHLHTGWEAFEYSGFIFIGGILYLIVSLVFHFIQPYKYVELQIAEGIKLTAKYLKLRGDLWNPEANRQTIIEKQLAVQVELNLIHEDLRKMLIGNQNTSAANAQNRKMLLVFITLVEIQELALYTSFDHSKLHEKFAKHPEVLRTYQNVAYKLASTLKKLSKNVHHIAVYVDKNDLKNELDALEFAIFDYEKKLGKDEASEGVLMLTNMLKYAKNQVGKIKIIQRAFSLAMQSFKLKDKDKELEKFLTPQYYPLRTLIENLSFSSSIFRHSIRLTITILIGFLVGKILPFQNVYWILLTIVVIMRPGYGLTKERSYNRIFGTILGGLFAFGIVSVVQNHVALSIFSIVCMLLGISFTQINYKISATFVTMYVVFIYGILTPDVVEVIQFRILDSLAGAILAFLANQFLWPAWEFINTPIHIENSIRANKNYLKEIADYYNKKGEVPTSYRLARKNAFVEIGNLMTSFQRMMQEPKSKQKTLPLVNKLVVLNHSILSALASLSTYIQSHQTTSASESFNYIIKTILSNLDQSISILKNETIIKDTFFDKEDVTLQFEELKRKNFTRLATDEDLDKETRQAKMQEAQMVIEQLIWMSNLAEKILKITKDLKATNPD